Genomic DNA from Flavobacterium sp. N502540:
ATTCTTACGGCACGGCAATATCCCATTTTGTCTTCCCAAGGTGATCCTGTTAAGATGTTTTCTCTTTTCATTTCTTTTGGTTTATTGAATTTACTTCTTTGTTTTTAAGGCAAATTCGGGTTTGTTAATAGAGCTGCAATTTATAAAATATGCCAATGAAAAAGAGTACGATTGAATTGAAATCATTTCGGAATTCCTTCTTTTTTGTGATATTTTAAAGCATCAAATTGTTCTTTAGTCGATTTGATGCTGTTCGTAAAGACGAAGTTTATTTTGGGTAGCAGTAAGGTTTTGCTGAAGCCCTTCTATTTTGCTTAATAGATTTGCAATGACATCCAGACCTTCAAGATTAATTTTTAAATCATAATGAAGGCGTATCATTTTCTCAACAGTTGGCAATTGTTCCGGTTGGAAATATTCGTCTTTTTCAAGTATTATAATTTTTACCAAACCGTAATTGTGCAGCTCCGTTATGAAGGTGTTCTCAATTTCGTGATAGAGGCAAAATTGTTTGATATGGATTAAGTTTTTACTGCTCATGATTTCTTAGTTTAG
This window encodes:
- a CDS encoding chaperone modulator CbpM; this translates as MSSKNLIHIKQFCLYHEIENTFITELHNYGLVKIIILEKDEYFQPEQLPTVEKMIRLHYDLKINLEGLDVIANLLSKIEGLQQNLTATQNKLRLYEQHQID